One window of Myripristis murdjan chromosome 8, fMyrMur1.1, whole genome shotgun sequence genomic DNA carries:
- the mchr1b gene encoding melanin-concentrating hormone receptor 1, whose translation MDFGCISNSSFLSLTSSENLVEENEQTYNNVLMPSIFGFICFFGIFGNCIVIYTIVKKTKFCAQQTVPDIFILSLSIVDLLFLLGMPILIHQLVGNGSWCFGGTMCTVITALDSNSQIVSTYILTVMTLDLYLATVHPIRFNHVRTPCVAGAAVALVWLFSLVSITPVWMYAGLMPLKDGTVGCALLLPNPATDTYWFTLYQFFLAFALPLVVICVVFFKILKKMAATVAPLPQRSLRLRTRKVTRMAVAICLAFFTCWAPYYILQLIHLGVQRPSFAFLYAYNIAISMGYANSCINPFLYIVLSETFKRQCIVTVRPTCRVFRVAPSVVDGGINLRMAPDSCHSQSSKDLLQNMLPVTVAVQ comes from the exons ATGGACTTTGGTTGTATTTCCAATTCATCTTTCCTGTCGTTGACTTCCTCTGAGAATCTAGTGGAag aAAATGAGCAGACCTACAACAACGTGCTCATGCCGAGCATCTTCGGCTTCATTTGCTTCTTCGGGATCTTCGGAAACTGCATCGTTATCTACACCATTGTGAAAAAGACCAAGTTTTGTGCCCAGCAAACAGTGCCAGACATCTTCATCCTCAGTCTCTCCATTGTtgacctcctctttctccttggTATGCCCATTCTTATCCACCAGCTTGTGGGCAATGGCTCCTGGTGCTTTGGTGGCACTATGTGTACTGTCATCACTGCACTGGACTCCAACAGTCAGATCGTCAGCACTTACATCCTCACTGTGATGACCCTGGATCTGTACCTGGCCACCGTCCATCCCATCCGCTTCAATCACGTCCGGACCCCCTGCGTGGCCGGGGCAGCAGTTGCACTCGTGTGGCTGTTCTCTCTGGTCTCCATCACGCCTGTGTGGATGTACGCGGGCCTCATGCCTCTGAAAGATGGCACAGTCGGCTGCGCGCTCCTGCTGCCCAACCCTGCCACAGATACATACTGGTTCACCCTCTATCAGTTCTTCTTGGCCTTTGCCCTGCCTCTGGTGGTCATCTGTGTGGTCTTTTTCAAGATTCTCAAAAAAATGGCAGCCACAGTGGCCCCGCTGCCCCAGCGCAGCCTGAGGTTGCGTACGCGTAAGGTGACCCGCATGGCAGTGGCCATCTGCCTGGCCTTCTTCACCTGCTGGGCTCCCTACTACATCCTGCAGTTGATCCATCTGGGGGTGCAGCGGCCCAGCTTCGCTTTCCTGTACGCCTACAACATTGCCATTAGTATGGGATACGCCAATAGCTGCATTAACCCGTTCCTCTACATCGTGTTGAGTGAAACCTTCAAGAGGCAGTGCATCGTGACTGTCCGGCCAACTTGCAGGGTGTTCAGGGTTGCTCCTAGTGTGGTCGATGGCGGGATCAATCTGAGGATGGCACCAGACAGCTGCCATTCCCAGTCATCCAAGGACCTCCTTCAAAACATGCTGCCGGTGACTGTGGCCGTGCAGTGA